The following proteins come from a genomic window of Gemmatimonas sp.:
- a CDS encoding protein-methionine-sulfoxide reductase heme-binding subunit MsrQ, with translation MDASRAERTVRRFIRPALWALVLLPAPVLVAQLLLDQLGADPIDRLERLTGEWALRFLIASLAVTPLMRLTGWGWLVAQRRFLGLAAFFWALGHLSVYTVLDWFFDWPEILKDVTKHLYITLGMAAFLLMVPLALTSTKAAIRKLGGARWNRLHSLVYLSVIGACLHFLWAVKKDIAEPVLYGGIAAVLLAVRVVQRPASRGVRIAPREG, from the coding sequence GTGGACGCCTCACGCGCCGAGCGAACCGTTCGGCGCTTCATCCGGCCGGCCCTGTGGGCGCTGGTTCTGCTGCCGGCGCCCGTGCTGGTGGCCCAGCTGCTGCTCGACCAGCTGGGCGCCGACCCCATCGACCGGCTCGAACGCCTCACCGGCGAGTGGGCGCTGCGCTTTCTCATCGCCTCGTTGGCGGTGACGCCGCTCATGCGCCTGACCGGGTGGGGATGGCTCGTCGCGCAGCGGCGTTTTCTGGGGCTGGCGGCGTTCTTCTGGGCGCTCGGTCACCTGAGTGTCTACACCGTGCTCGACTGGTTCTTCGATTGGCCGGAGATCCTCAAGGACGTCACCAAGCACCTGTACATCACGCTGGGCATGGCGGCGTTCCTGCTCATGGTGCCGCTCGCCCTGACCTCGACCAAGGCCGCCATTCGCAAGCTGGGGGGGGCTCGCTGGAACCGGCTGCACTCCCTGGTCTACCTCTCGGTCATCGGCGCCTGCCTGCACTTCCTGTGGGCCGTCAAGAAGGACATTGCCGAGCCGGTGCTCTATGGTGGTATTGCCGCCGTGCTGCTGGCCGTCCGGGTCGTCCAGCGTCCGGCGTCGCGTGGAGTACGCATCGCCCCGCGCGAGGGGTGA
- the msrP gene encoding protein-methionine-sulfoxide reductase catalytic subunit MsrP, with the protein MLIRRPDDIPSSEITPESVYQNRRQFMGTAGALALGTALTPSAVQALAATGGVQEDKVTPEEDATTYNNFYEFGTGKEDPAENAKGFKTTPWTVTVEGLVKNPNTAWDLNDLLAKLTLYDRTYRMRCVEGWSMVIPWRGVQLRDVLTRLEPLPSAKFVQFTTLYDPRRMPGQKYPVLQWPYKEGLRLDEAMHPLTLLATGMYGKAPLPNQNGAPLRLVVPWKYGFKGIKSIVKIRFTDSLPFTTWSDAIPSEYGFYANVNPQVDHPRWSQAKERRIGEFLRRPTLMFNGYADQVASLYTGMDLRRNY; encoded by the coding sequence ATGCTTATCCGCCGACCCGACGACATTCCGTCCTCCGAAATCACGCCGGAGTCTGTCTACCAGAACCGCCGACAGTTCATGGGGACAGCCGGGGCGCTCGCGCTCGGTACGGCGCTCACCCCGTCGGCAGTGCAGGCACTCGCCGCGACCGGCGGTGTGCAGGAGGACAAGGTGACGCCCGAGGAGGACGCCACCACGTACAACAACTTCTACGAGTTCGGGACCGGCAAGGAGGATCCGGCGGAAAACGCCAAGGGATTCAAGACCACGCCGTGGACGGTGACCGTGGAAGGGTTGGTGAAGAATCCCAACACGGCCTGGGATCTCAACGACCTGCTGGCCAAGCTCACCCTGTACGACCGCACCTACCGTATGCGGTGCGTGGAAGGGTGGTCCATGGTGATTCCGTGGCGCGGGGTGCAGCTGCGGGATGTCCTCACCCGCCTCGAGCCGCTGCCCAGTGCCAAGTTCGTGCAGTTCACCACCCTGTACGACCCGCGGCGTATGCCGGGGCAGAAGTATCCGGTGCTGCAGTGGCCGTACAAGGAGGGGCTGCGTCTCGACGAAGCCATGCACCCGCTGACGCTGCTGGCCACCGGCATGTACGGCAAGGCGCCGCTGCCCAACCAGAACGGCGCTCCACTACGCCTGGTCGTTCCGTGGAAGTACGGCTTCAAGGGCATCAAGAGCATCGTGAAGATCCGCTTCACCGACAGCTTGCCCTTCACCACATGGAGTGACGCCATTCCGTCCGAGTATGGCTTCTACGCCAACGTGAACCCGCAGGTGGATCATCCGCGCTGGAGTCAGGCCAAGGAGCGCCGCATTGGCGAGTTCCTGCGCCGTCCCACGCTCATGTTCAACGGCTACGCCGACCAGGTGGCGTCGCTGTACACCGGCATGGACCTCCGTCGGAACTACTGA
- a CDS encoding aldo/keto reductase — translation MRYSSLGTTGLSVSRLCLGCMSYGASAWRPWVLDEDAARPFFRRAIEAGINFFDTADMYSLGVSEEVTGRALRDYGRPDELVIASKVFFPLSDRPNMGGLSRKHIVQGCEASLRRLGVETIDLYQIHRFDPVVPIEETLAALDHLVHSGKVRYIGASSGFAWQFAQALSASERHGWARFVSMQNHYNLLYREEEREMIPLCAKEGVGLMPWSPLARGLLAGARRGVTDRESTVRAATDSYGHGLYDDQVNWDIVAAVRRVADGRGVPMAQIALAWLLSRPQVAAPIVGATKVHQLEEALGAVSLELSQEEMGLLEAPYRPQPVRGII, via the coding sequence ATGCGCTACAGCTCGCTCGGCACCACCGGCCTCTCGGTTTCCCGCCTCTGCCTCGGCTGCATGAGCTATGGGGCGTCGGCGTGGCGCCCCTGGGTGCTGGATGAAGACGCCGCCCGGCCGTTCTTCCGTCGGGCGATCGAGGCGGGGATCAATTTCTTCGATACCGCCGACATGTACTCCCTGGGGGTGAGCGAGGAGGTCACGGGGCGCGCCCTGCGTGACTATGGCCGCCCCGACGAGCTGGTGATTGCGTCCAAGGTGTTCTTCCCCCTCTCGGACCGCCCCAACATGGGCGGCCTGTCGCGCAAGCATATCGTGCAGGGGTGCGAGGCGAGCCTCCGCCGGCTGGGCGTGGAGACGATCGACCTCTACCAGATTCACCGCTTCGACCCGGTCGTGCCCATCGAGGAAACACTTGCCGCGCTCGACCATCTCGTGCACAGCGGCAAGGTGCGGTACATCGGCGCCAGCTCGGGGTTCGCCTGGCAGTTCGCGCAGGCGCTCAGCGCCAGTGAACGCCACGGGTGGGCCCGGTTCGTGAGCATGCAGAACCACTACAACCTGCTGTACCGCGAAGAAGAGCGGGAGATGATCCCGCTGTGCGCGAAAGAAGGGGTGGGGCTCATGCCGTGGTCCCCGCTGGCTCGGGGGCTGTTGGCGGGGGCGCGCCGCGGCGTCACGGACCGCGAGTCGACGGTGCGCGCCGCAACCGACAGCTACGGGCACGGGCTCTACGACGACCAGGTGAACTGGGACATCGTGGCGGCCGTGCGTCGGGTGGCCGACGGCCGCGGGGTGCCCATGGCGCAGATCGCGTTGGCGTGGCTGCTGTCCCGGCCACAAGTGGCCGCGCCGATCGTCGGCGCGACGAAGGTGCACCAGCTCGAGGAAGCGCTGGGGGCGGTATCGCTCGAGTTGTCGCAGGAGGAGATGGGCCTGCTGGAAGCGCCGTATCGGCCGCAGCCGGTGCGGGGCATCATCTGA
- a CDS encoding DUF6526 family protein, with amino-acid sequence MPRPPQQYANHAQYTPLFHFFTSPLALIFLVWSLTRFFNNPSYDTGYLLVGALALFGVVSVSRLSPLRAQDRIIRLEEQLRYQRVLPAALAERAMTALSPRHYIALRFASDAELAGLVETVIANPTMKGKEIKQQIRSWRADYFRL; translated from the coding sequence ATGCCGCGACCCCCGCAGCAGTATGCCAATCATGCGCAGTACACGCCGCTCTTTCATTTTTTCACGAGCCCGCTGGCGCTGATCTTCCTCGTGTGGAGCCTCACGCGTTTCTTCAACAATCCGTCGTACGATACCGGCTACCTGCTGGTGGGTGCCCTCGCCCTGTTCGGCGTAGTCTCGGTGTCACGGCTGTCGCCGCTGCGCGCGCAGGATCGCATCATCCGACTCGAGGAGCAGCTGCGCTACCAGCGAGTGCTGCCGGCCGCACTCGCGGAGCGGGCCATGACCGCCCTCTCGCCGCGCCACTACATCGCGCTGCGGTTCGCCAGCGACGCCGAGTTGGCGGGGCTCGTGGAAACGGTGATCGCCAACCCCACCATGAAGGGGAAGGAGATCAAGCAGCAGATCAGGAGCTGGCGCGCAGACTACTTCCGGCTCTGA
- a CDS encoding ABC transporter permease, whose protein sequence is MSAWLDRLRRWTVWPMLWKEFLQLRRDRLTFALMTGLPAIQLVLFGYAIQTDVRRLPTVVVDESRTSESRALVQVLQNTDNFRVITRVSDRAEARRWIERGAARVALVIPPDYQRNIRGGHTGVAQLLIDAADPQSSGAAIAGAQLAAQARGAQLLAQRYQLRSPVEIRVRPWYNPAQRSATFIVPGIVGILLTITMTLITSTAIVRERERGTLEQLIVTPIGKSSLMLGKLVPFVMVGYVQMSVILLLGVLFFGIPVRGNLALLYALALVFIVASLGVGLLISTVARSQAQAMQLSFFFMLPNILLSGYIFPRAAMPEPAQWLGLLLPLTFFLDILRGVLLKGVGVRDLLVQLGALCVLAGTLFTVSVRRFSKTLD, encoded by the coding sequence GTGAGCGCGTGGCTGGACCGCCTGCGCCGATGGACGGTGTGGCCCATGCTGTGGAAGGAGTTCCTTCAACTGCGGCGCGACCGCCTCACGTTCGCGCTCATGACGGGGCTGCCGGCCATTCAGCTGGTGCTCTTCGGGTATGCCATCCAGACGGATGTACGTCGGCTCCCCACCGTGGTGGTGGATGAATCGCGAACCAGCGAGAGCCGTGCGCTGGTGCAGGTGCTGCAGAACACCGACAATTTTCGCGTGATCACGCGGGTCTCGGATCGCGCCGAGGCCCGGCGCTGGATCGAGCGCGGTGCAGCACGCGTGGCGCTCGTGATTCCCCCCGACTACCAGCGCAACATCCGTGGCGGGCACACCGGGGTGGCGCAGCTGCTCATCGATGCGGCCGACCCGCAGTCGAGTGGGGCCGCCATTGCCGGCGCGCAGCTGGCGGCGCAGGCACGCGGGGCGCAGCTACTGGCGCAGCGATACCAACTGCGCTCGCCGGTGGAGATCCGCGTGCGCCCCTGGTACAACCCCGCGCAGCGGAGCGCCACCTTCATCGTGCCGGGGATCGTGGGCATCCTGCTCACCATCACCATGACGCTCATCACGAGCACCGCCATCGTGCGCGAACGCGAACGCGGCACGCTCGAACAGCTGATCGTCACGCCCATCGGCAAGTCGAGCCTCATGCTTGGCAAGCTCGTGCCCTTCGTCATGGTGGGCTACGTGCAGATGAGTGTCATCCTCCTGCTGGGCGTGCTGTTCTTCGGCATCCCGGTGCGCGGCAACCTCGCGCTGCTGTACGCCCTCGCGCTCGTGTTCATCGTGGCGTCACTCGGCGTGGGGTTGCTCATCAGCACCGTGGCGCGCAGTCAGGCGCAGGCCATGCAGCTCAGCTTCTTCTTCATGCTCCCCAACATCCTGCTGAGCGGCTACATCTTCCCGCGCGCCGCCATGCCCGAGCCGGCGCAGTGGCTTGGGCTGCTGCTTCCGCTCACCTTCTTCCTCGACATCCTGCGCGGGGTGCTGCTGAAGGGCGTGGGCGTACGGGATCTGCTGGTGCAGCTGGGCGCGCTGTGCGTGCTGGCGGGAACGCTGTTCACCGTGAGTGTGCGGCGGTTCTCGAAGACGCTGGACTAG
- a CDS encoding EAL domain-containing protein has translation MKATRGVERRRQRVHGSSDHRPNTTGILAGGVPAVTVAPTGVRRERAVMSLLLLFAVAVASWFALSDRQHAGGLLARLLLPVPVAVLALLLARRASAQLSLDLGTRRFWRIMMLAIALAPAEQLALGMPVAVGETWAELLLVGTALASPLATFGALMQLPPAPRSAVDRLKLFLDMATVAVGGLLLAWFTITTTEGLTATPTRLWFVLQHLQGVLDLLLVLVASIVWRRTVLEHHANTLVLVGAALLANFLGHTASVAQMLDGTPRPDVTHMVTPLSVSLLAAAAWVSAVGGIPHDTRRPRERRVTTSSLLPYAATLPGFALLLKVALEQATQPMIGLVFGAVLLTVLAFARQIVSSREAVMALAEAAARENEARFQALVQHSSDVIMIVDPDGTIRFASPSMTTVFGHDPAKLLGTNLTQLLHPDDLDVGVCFLEELAGSTRRTGDPTQGTLKREWRLRNANGDWMTVDNVGTNLLREPVVGGLVLNTRDVTEQSVIKQQYMHQAFHDPLTDLANRSLFLYQVGHALARHARLGQPVTVLFLDLDNFKTVNDSLGHAEGDRLLVEAARRLAVCARTSDLIARLGGDEFAVLLEAAESEDDVLVFANRIGEALSRPFILAGKEVFVNASIGIARSVRGEGSDELVRNADVAMYVAKTRGKGQHVLFEPQMHQDALERLVVEADLRRAIEHDEFFLQYQPIVQLATGDVIGAEALVRWKSRDRGTVPPGVFIPIAEETGLIVPIGRWVLRRACREAQRWTGERNYPCRITVNLSGRQLQDAQIVDDVRAALEESRLDPELLVLEITESMLMHNTELSMQRLVALKALGVSLAIDDFGTGYSSLSYLQRYPIDILKIDKAFVEVIDQGGEGPVLAQAIVALGETLRMRTVAEGIETEAQRGALRQLGCELGQGYLFAPPLDAEDYWQLLVARGGRSSVGSMRRRELSANAA, from the coding sequence ATGAAAGCAACACGTGGCGTCGAACGCCGACGCCAGCGAGTGCACGGGTCCTCCGACCACCGCCCCAACACCACCGGTATTCTGGCCGGCGGCGTGCCCGCCGTGACGGTGGCACCAACGGGGGTGCGCAGGGAGCGCGCGGTGATGAGCCTGCTGCTGCTGTTTGCCGTGGCGGTGGCCAGCTGGTTCGCCCTGAGCGATCGCCAGCACGCCGGTGGCCTGCTTGCTCGCCTCCTGCTGCCGGTGCCCGTGGCGGTCTTGGCGCTGCTGCTGGCCAGGCGGGCGTCGGCCCAGCTGTCGCTCGACCTCGGGACCCGCCGTTTCTGGCGCATCATGATGCTGGCCATCGCCTTGGCGCCCGCCGAGCAGTTGGCGCTCGGCATGCCCGTGGCCGTCGGTGAAACGTGGGCCGAACTGCTGCTCGTGGGCACGGCACTTGCCTCCCCGCTCGCCACGTTCGGCGCCCTCATGCAGCTGCCGCCTGCGCCACGATCGGCCGTGGACCGGCTCAAGTTGTTTCTCGACATGGCCACGGTGGCGGTGGGTGGTCTGCTGCTGGCGTGGTTCACCATCACGACCACCGAGGGGCTGACGGCCACGCCCACGCGCCTCTGGTTCGTCCTGCAGCATCTGCAGGGGGTACTCGACCTGCTGCTCGTCCTGGTGGCGTCGATCGTGTGGCGCCGGACCGTGCTGGAGCACCACGCCAATACTCTGGTCCTCGTGGGGGCGGCGCTGCTCGCGAATTTCCTCGGCCATACCGCGTCGGTCGCGCAGATGCTCGATGGCACGCCGCGCCCCGATGTCACGCACATGGTCACCCCGCTCTCGGTGAGTCTGCTCGCCGCCGCGGCATGGGTGAGCGCCGTCGGCGGCATACCGCACGACACGCGCAGGCCGCGGGAGCGCCGGGTGACCACGTCGAGCCTGCTGCCGTACGCCGCGACGCTGCCGGGGTTCGCGCTGCTGCTCAAGGTCGCGCTGGAGCAGGCTACGCAGCCGATGATTGGTCTCGTCTTCGGCGCCGTCCTGCTCACCGTGCTGGCGTTCGCGCGGCAGATCGTCTCCTCCCGGGAAGCGGTGATGGCGCTGGCCGAAGCCGCCGCGCGCGAGAACGAGGCGCGCTTCCAGGCACTCGTGCAGCATTCGAGTGATGTCATCATGATCGTCGATCCCGATGGCACCATTCGCTTCGCCAGTCCGTCCATGACCACGGTCTTCGGTCATGACCCGGCGAAGCTGCTCGGTACGAACCTGACGCAGCTGCTACACCCGGACGATCTCGACGTGGGGGTATGCTTCCTCGAGGAGCTGGCAGGGTCCACAAGGCGGACCGGTGACCCCACCCAGGGGACGCTGAAGCGCGAATGGCGCCTCCGCAACGCCAACGGGGACTGGATGACCGTGGACAACGTCGGTACGAACCTGCTGCGTGAGCCCGTCGTGGGAGGGCTGGTGCTCAACACGCGTGATGTCACCGAGCAGAGTGTCATCAAGCAGCAGTACATGCACCAGGCGTTCCACGACCCGCTCACCGATCTGGCCAATCGCAGCCTGTTCCTGTATCAGGTGGGGCACGCCCTCGCGCGCCACGCGCGCCTGGGGCAGCCGGTCACCGTCCTCTTCCTCGATCTCGACAACTTCAAGACGGTCAACGATTCGCTCGGCCATGCCGAAGGCGATCGGTTGCTCGTGGAGGCCGCACGGCGGCTCGCTGTCTGCGCGCGCACGAGTGACCTCATCGCCCGTCTGGGTGGTGACGAGTTCGCGGTGCTGCTCGAGGCTGCCGAATCAGAGGACGACGTGCTCGTGTTTGCCAACCGCATCGGCGAGGCGCTTTCGCGCCCATTCATCCTTGCGGGGAAGGAAGTGTTCGTGAACGCCAGTATCGGCATTGCCCGCTCGGTACGTGGCGAAGGGTCGGACGAACTGGTGCGTAACGCCGATGTGGCAATGTACGTGGCCAAGACACGCGGCAAGGGGCAGCACGTGCTCTTCGAGCCGCAGATGCATCAGGATGCCCTTGAGCGGCTGGTCGTCGAAGCGGACCTGCGACGGGCCATCGAGCACGACGAGTTTTTCCTGCAATACCAGCCCATCGTGCAGCTCGCCACGGGCGACGTGATTGGCGCCGAGGCACTGGTCCGATGGAAGAGTCGTGATCGCGGCACGGTCCCGCCTGGCGTGTTCATTCCCATCGCCGAGGAGACGGGGCTGATTGTGCCGATCGGCCGGTGGGTATTGCGCCGTGCCTGTCGGGAAGCCCAGCGCTGGACAGGCGAGCGTAATTACCCCTGCCGCATCACGGTGAACCTGAGTGGGCGTCAGCTGCAGGATGCGCAAATCGTGGACGACGTGCGTGCCGCGCTCGAGGAGTCGCGGCTCGACCCGGAGCTGCTCGTGCTGGAGATCACCGAGAGTATGCTGATGCACAACACGGAGCTGTCGATGCAGCGCCTCGTGGCCCTCAAGGCGCTCGGGGTGTCGCTGGCTATCGACGACTTCGGAACCGGTTATTCTTCCCTCAGCTATCTCCAGCGCTATCCGATCGACATCCTGAAGATCGACAAGGCGTTCGTGGAGGTCATCGATCAGGGAGGCGAAGGACCGGTGCTGGCTCAGGCAATCGTGGCACTTGGGGAAACGCTGCGCATGCGCACCGTGGCCGAAGGTATCGAAACGGAGGCGCAGCGCGGGGCGTTGCGCCAGCTCGGTTGCGAGCTGGGACAGGGCTACCTGTTCGCGCCGCCACTCGACGCCGAAGACTACTGGCAGTTGCTGGTGGCCCGTGGCGGGCGATCGTCGGTGGGCAGCATGCGTCGTCGCGAGCTGAGTGCCAACGCCGCGTAA